The Spiroplasma apis B31 genomic sequence AAAGTCAAGATGTTGAGCTAGACCAAGTTAAATATGATAAAAACACTAAATCTGGATCAGTTAAACTTAAATATAAATTTAATAGTTCAATCCAAAATGATAAAGATACAGAAATTACATTCAAAGTTAATTAAAAACGTTTAATCTTACCAAAGTAAGTTAAAAAGTATAAGTTTTAGAAACATACGCTAGCATAAGCTAGCGTTTTTTAATTGTTATTATATTAATTAACACTGCTCTAGATTTTGTTTAAAAAAAGATATGAGATATAGCAGTTATGTAAATTTATATGAATAATTATCATGTTATAAAATTCGATTGTTTTTGATTACGAAATGAGTAATATCTCTTAATAGTGTGGAGTTTCTTTATTCGTTATTTTTTTAATATTATTTATAATAAAATTTATCAAACTTTTCAATAAAGTTAATATATAAACCATTAAAAAGAAGGAAAACACAAATTACATTGCCATTCCCTCCTACCCCTTTTTTAGAAATTATATAAAGTTTATGTTCAAAAATGTGTAAAATAATATTGATATTTAGGAGTGAATAAATGAAAAAGCTTATCAGTATACTTACTGCAACTACTTTAATAGCATCATCTACAGTTTCAGTAGTTGCTTGTAGTAGTAACGCTAACTTTAGAGAATTTAAATCATGAATAAAAAACGAAGATAGTTTTTTATTGTACATTGGAGCCAAAGATTGTGATTACTGTCAACAATTTGAAGACACATTAAAAATGACCAACAATGAATTAGAGCAACTATTAGCTAAAGCTAATAGTATATATAATGCAAAACATAGTAATGAATCTGAAATAAATAACGGTGATTTGACTGATTTTGGTCGAAAAATAAAACACAATAAAATAGATTTTCATCAATTTATTACTGATGAAAAAGCAAATAATTGAAATGAAAATTGAAGTAAAAATATCTACAATTGGATCGTTGAACAAATAGTAAAAGTTTATATAAAAGTAAGATTTGAAACAAAACCAGAAATTGAAGACAATTATAAAAGATATTATAAGATTGCTGAAGATAGAGTTAAAACCTACTTATCTTCTAATAGAGGGACACCATTCTATCTTTTGGTTAGAAATGGTAAACTTGTATTTTGAGAAGTAGGATTTGAAGGTGCAACTAACAACAATCATAAAGAAGCTTTAGAGAAATGATTTAAAACATTCGATGATGCACTTAATCAAGATCAAATAGAAATTAAAATAGCAGATAAAATTGATGGTTCGAAACCTTCTGAAGATAAAAAAGAAAGCTTATCAAATTTTAAAAAGTATAATTACAATTTAGACTTTAATAAATACATAAATAAGAAATAAAATCGTAAACCTAAGATTCCTTAACGAAAGTCTTAGGTTTTTTTATACTTCTAATAAAAAGTTTAATTATAAAATGTCTAGCATTAACATTCATTTTTAAAAGAATTCTAAAATCTAAAAATTTTTTTATATTGAAAATTATTCTCACTTTTTTGTGTATTATATTTATATGTGTATTAAATATTAATATACTAAAAGGAGAAAAATATATGAAAAAATTATTAGGATTATTAGGTGCACTAGGGATGGTGGCCTCAACAGGTGTATCTGTTGTAGCATGTGGTAAAAAAACTGAAGAAAGTAAAACTCCCGAAAAAGAAGAGGCGGCTAAAAATGAAATTAAACTAGACTTTGTGTTCAAAGGAGTCGAATCTATAGAATATGACGGAGAAGAAGAATTAGCAGATATTTCTAAACTAATATTAGACGCACTAGCGTTGACAGCAGGTGGTGATGACTCATTTTATCAAACTCTTATGTACGAGGGTGACGAACAAGTTTATGAATTTACTTTAGAAGATTTCGAACAAAACATTAAAGAAATTTTTGAATTTGAAGTAGCAGAAAATAAAGAAAGTGTAAAAATAAGTATCAAAAAAGCAGACTTCTTCGATAATTATTTATTTATTGGAGAACCAATAACAATTGCACTTGATAATATTGGAGAATAAGTTGCGTAAAAACAATAAATAATCTCATTTATATTTTAGAAACAAGTTTTTAAATATTATAGGATAACACCGACAATGGTTGGTGTTTTTTTTATTTTAACTCCCGTATTATTATGACGTCTTTCATTGTATGCATCAACCATAAAACGCTTTCACATTTGAATTATGCCTAAATAATACATAAATCAACTTCTTGGTTACTTGATTTGTAAATAAAATGTATTGAGTATTGTTTTTTAATGCTCATATTTTTTCCAAGATTCTATGTGTTTTATTTAAAAAACGATGAGTAATTTATCTTAGATTTATAGGTTTATATTTTAATTCGTTATTTAATTTTCTTCTTACAACTGAGTTTTACATAAAAAATCTACATAATTTAATGTAGATTTTTTTTAAATTCTCTATTGGGTTTTCTCTATTAGAGTAATTGATATTTGATAGTTCTATAAAATTGTATTTATTTGCTTACATACGCCTCTGCTTTACCTGTTAAATGTAATCCTTTTAATGAGTCTTCTTTACCCTTTATAATTTCAAAAGTAAATGACCTTACTGTATCAATATTATCTTTTGCTAGTTCTTTCTTATCATTAAAATATTCAATTTTAACTATTTCATTAACAAGTTTATTTATATCCAGTTTTTTTAATACAGGAAAAAGAGAGCTATAAGACTTTACCAATTTATCAACATAA encodes the following:
- a CDS encoding lipoprotein, which encodes MKKLISILTATTLIASSTVSVVACSSNANFREFKSWIKNEDSFLLYIGAKDCDYCQQFEDTLKMTNNELEQLLAKANSIYNAKHSNESEINNGDLTDFGRKIKHNKIDFHQFITDEKANNWNENWSKNIYNWIVEQIVKVYIKVRFETKPEIEDNYKRYYKIAEDRVKTYLSSNRGTPFYLLVRNGKLVFWEVGFEGATNNNHKEALEKWFKTFDDALNQDQIEIKIADKIDGSKPSEDKKESLSNFKKYNYNLDFNKYINKK
- a CDS encoding lipoprotein, with the protein product MKKLLGLLGALGMVASTGVSVVACGKKTEESKTPEKEEAAKNEIKLDFVFKGVESIEYDGEEELADISKLILDALALTAGGDDSFYQTLMYEGDEQVYEFTLEDFEQNIKEIFEFEVAENKESVKISIKKADFFDNYLFIGEPITIALDNIGE